A region of Diospyros lotus cultivar Yz01 chromosome 3, ASM1463336v1, whole genome shotgun sequence DNA encodes the following proteins:
- the LOC127797268 gene encoding protein TRAUCO isoform X1, translating to MGSFRSSYRDDNGEENDDDSNNEENSDIGVTDPTPSNTVATDTDGGAIAAATTETTNTSAATPDTETEPLVDVKEPIASEDTSMSDDEASDNPQPQKSSPPADKDIVDSPKFTKVSEDDGDDEEEEPLPKKQKQLSSLTSNGEQLGDEEAATLLPKTGMKRMTATATTTTVKKSKKKGNNVWTKSTSRKGKKKTKSSNHNSQPEDNRLITPIPRFPDKTDDTPDMNICLSKVYKAEKVELSDDRLSAGSAKGYRMVRATRGVVEGAWYFEIKVVKLGETGHTRLGWSTEKGDLQAPVGYDANSFGYRDIDGCKIHKALREKYGDEGYEEGDVIGFYINLPEGTLYAPKPPRFVWYKGQRYVCAPDEKEGPPKVVPGSEISFFKNGVCQGVAFQDLYGGRYYPAASMYTLPNQPNCVVKFNFGPDFGFFPNDFGGRPIPRPMIEVPYHGYDGKIENGNPLTSFRLGPTLKVVKERDADVKEAAHTGLLSIRRNPRRWA from the exons ATGGGTAGCTTCCGGTCGTCTTACAGAGATGACAATGGCGAAGAGAACGACGACGACAGCAACAACGAGGAAAACAGTGACATTGGCGTCACCGATCCGACCCCATCCAACACGGTCGCTACCGATACCGATGGCGGTGCTATCGCGGCCGCGACCACGGAAACCACGAACACATCCGCCGCAACTCCTGATACGGAAACCGAACCCTTAGTTGACGTGAAAGAACCTATTGCTTCCGAAGATACATCTATGTCCGACGACGAAGCCTCCGATAATCCTCAGCCCCAGAAATCGTCGCCCCCAGCTGACAAAGATATTGTCGATTCGCCGAAATTCACTAAAGTATCTGAAGACGACGGCGATGACGAAGAGGAAGAGCCCCTGCCGAAGAAGCAGAAGCAACTTTCGTCATTGACATCGAATGGAGAGCAATTGGGCGATGAAGAAGCGGCAACTTTACTTCCAAAGACTGGAATGAAGAGAATGACAGCCACCGCAACCACCACAACAGTTAAGAAGTCGAAGAAGAAGGGCAATAATGTGTGGACGAAATCCACATCCCGGAAAGGTAAGAAGAAGACCAAGTCCAGTAACCACAACTCCCAACCGGAGGACAATAGGTTAATCACTCCGATTCCGCGTTTCCCTGATAAAACTGATGATACCCCTGATATGAACATCTGTTTGTCCAAGGTATACAAAGCCGAGAAAGTTGAACTGAGTGATGATCGGTTGAGCGCTGGTAGTGCAAAAGGCTATAGAATGGTTAGGGCTACTAGAGGGGTTGTGGAGGGTGCTTGGTATTTTGAGATTAAGGTTGTGAAATTGGGGGAGACAGGACATACAAGACTGGGGTGGTCGACTGAGAAAGGGGACTTGCAGGCACCAGTTGGATATGATGCAAATAGTTTTGGTTATCGGGATATTGATGGGTGTAAAATACACAAGGCTTTGAGGGAGAAGTATGGCGATGAAGGGTATGAAGAAGGCGATGTAATTGGGTTTTACATAAATTTGCCTGAGGGAACCTTGTATGCCCCGAAGCCTCCTCGTTTTGTTTGGTACAAGGGGCAGAGGTATGTTTGTGCACCAGATGAGAAAGAAGGTCCACCTAAAGTAGTGCCAG GAAGTGAAATCTCTTTCTTCAAAAATGGGGTATGCCAGGGAGTTGCATTTCAGGATCTTTATGGTGGCCGATACTACCCTGCAGCTTCAATGTATACTCTTCCCAATCAACCAAATTGTGTTGTGAAATTCAACTTTGGCCCTGATTTTGGATTCTTTCCAAACGACTTTGGTGGTCGCCCTATTCCAAGACCCATGATTGAAGTTCCCTATCATGGCTATGATGGCAAAATTGAGAATG GTAATCCATTGACTTCCTTCAGATTGGGCCCCACTCTGAAAGTGGTAAAAGAGCGAGATGCTGATGTTAAGGAAGCTGCACACACTGGCCTTTTAAGCATAAGGAGAAACCCCAG GCGATGGGCATAG
- the LOC127797268 gene encoding protein TRAUCO isoform X2, with translation MGSFRSSYRDDNGEENDDDSNNEENSDIGVTDPTPSNTVATDTDGGAIAAATTETTNTSAATPDTETEPLVDVKEPIASEDTSMSDDEASDNPQPQKSSPPADKDIVDSPKFTKVSEDDGDDEEEEPLPKKQKQLSSLTSNGEQLGDEEAATLLPKTGMKRMTATATTTTVKKSKKKGNNVWTKSTSRKGKKKTKSSNHNSQPEDNRLITPIPRFPDKTDDTPDMNICLSKVYKAEKVELSDDRLSAGSAKGYRMVRATRGVVEGAWYFEIKVVKLGETGHTRLGWSTEKGDLQAPVGYDANSFGYRDIDGCKIHKALREKYGDEGYEEGDVIGFYINLPEGTLYAPKPPRFVWYKGQRYVCAPDEKEGPPKVVPGSEISFFKNGVCQGVAFQDLYGGRYYPAASMYTLPNQPNCVVKFNFGPDFGFFPNDFGGRPIPRPMIEVPYHGYDGKIENGNPLTSFRLGPTLKVVKERDADVKEAAHTGLLSIRRNPRMT, from the exons ATGGGTAGCTTCCGGTCGTCTTACAGAGATGACAATGGCGAAGAGAACGACGACGACAGCAACAACGAGGAAAACAGTGACATTGGCGTCACCGATCCGACCCCATCCAACACGGTCGCTACCGATACCGATGGCGGTGCTATCGCGGCCGCGACCACGGAAACCACGAACACATCCGCCGCAACTCCTGATACGGAAACCGAACCCTTAGTTGACGTGAAAGAACCTATTGCTTCCGAAGATACATCTATGTCCGACGACGAAGCCTCCGATAATCCTCAGCCCCAGAAATCGTCGCCCCCAGCTGACAAAGATATTGTCGATTCGCCGAAATTCACTAAAGTATCTGAAGACGACGGCGATGACGAAGAGGAAGAGCCCCTGCCGAAGAAGCAGAAGCAACTTTCGTCATTGACATCGAATGGAGAGCAATTGGGCGATGAAGAAGCGGCAACTTTACTTCCAAAGACTGGAATGAAGAGAATGACAGCCACCGCAACCACCACAACAGTTAAGAAGTCGAAGAAGAAGGGCAATAATGTGTGGACGAAATCCACATCCCGGAAAGGTAAGAAGAAGACCAAGTCCAGTAACCACAACTCCCAACCGGAGGACAATAGGTTAATCACTCCGATTCCGCGTTTCCCTGATAAAACTGATGATACCCCTGATATGAACATCTGTTTGTCCAAGGTATACAAAGCCGAGAAAGTTGAACTGAGTGATGATCGGTTGAGCGCTGGTAGTGCAAAAGGCTATAGAATGGTTAGGGCTACTAGAGGGGTTGTGGAGGGTGCTTGGTATTTTGAGATTAAGGTTGTGAAATTGGGGGAGACAGGACATACAAGACTGGGGTGGTCGACTGAGAAAGGGGACTTGCAGGCACCAGTTGGATATGATGCAAATAGTTTTGGTTATCGGGATATTGATGGGTGTAAAATACACAAGGCTTTGAGGGAGAAGTATGGCGATGAAGGGTATGAAGAAGGCGATGTAATTGGGTTTTACATAAATTTGCCTGAGGGAACCTTGTATGCCCCGAAGCCTCCTCGTTTTGTTTGGTACAAGGGGCAGAGGTATGTTTGTGCACCAGATGAGAAAGAAGGTCCACCTAAAGTAGTGCCAG GAAGTGAAATCTCTTTCTTCAAAAATGGGGTATGCCAGGGAGTTGCATTTCAGGATCTTTATGGTGGCCGATACTACCCTGCAGCTTCAATGTATACTCTTCCCAATCAACCAAATTGTGTTGTGAAATTCAACTTTGGCCCTGATTTTGGATTCTTTCCAAACGACTTTGGTGGTCGCCCTATTCCAAGACCCATGATTGAAGTTCCCTATCATGGCTATGATGGCAAAATTGAGAATG GTAATCCATTGACTTCCTTCAGATTGGGCCCCACTCTGAAAGTGGTAAAAGAGCGAGATGCTGATGTTAAGGAAGCTGCACACACTGGCCTTTTAAGCATAAGGAGAAACCCCAG